A stretch of the Bradyrhizobium arachidis genome encodes the following:
- a CDS encoding adenylate/guanylate cyclase domain-containing protein, producing the protein MGADEVGTLRSLTHRRAILDRLIAVHRGRIANTAGDSVLAEFGSAVEAIQCAVEVQAALAEANSGLSLERHVNFRIGVHVGDVMVRGGDLFGDAVNIAARLEALAEPGGVCVSDDAYRQIRGKANVILEDLGSRSLKNISYPMRIWRVRMNSDVQSVAPKTARLTRRLAAILIADVDGYTSFDEAVALERLSALRYEIIEPSIAQHDGRLFRVNGDAFLAEFPTAVQAVGCAMAIQAETERVAAAAGDNKGMRLRIGVHVGDVITTGEDLTGDNVFIAARIESMTAAGGISITRAVHDQVRDWINACFVDMGEIALKNVARPMQVFSVSPARQAGSTDID; encoded by the coding sequence ATGGGGGCCGACGAGGTCGGGACCCTCCGGAGCTTGACGCATCGGCGGGCCATCCTCGACCGCCTGATTGCGGTTCATCGAGGCCGCATCGCCAATACCGCCGGGGACAGCGTGCTGGCAGAATTCGGCAGTGCTGTTGAAGCTATTCAATGCGCGGTGGAGGTGCAGGCAGCGCTGGCCGAGGCCAATTCCGGTCTGTCACTCGAGCGTCACGTCAACTTCCGCATTGGCGTGCACGTTGGTGATGTGATGGTCAGGGGAGGCGACCTCTTTGGCGATGCCGTCAATATCGCTGCGCGCCTTGAGGCACTCGCCGAACCGGGAGGCGTGTGTGTTTCCGATGACGCGTACCGACAAATACGCGGCAAGGCGAATGTCATCCTTGAAGATTTGGGTTCGCGATCTCTGAAGAATATCTCGTATCCGATGCGAATCTGGCGCGTTCGGATGAACAGCGACGTTCAATCAGTAGCGCCAAAGACCGCCAGATTGACGCGCCGCCTCGCCGCAATCCTCATCGCGGACGTGGACGGCTATACCAGCTTTGACGAGGCGGTCGCGCTGGAGCGGCTCAGCGCGCTTCGCTACGAAATCATCGAGCCCAGTATCGCACAGCATGATGGCCGGCTGTTCAGGGTCAATGGCGACGCCTTCCTGGCAGAATTTCCCACTGCGGTTCAGGCGGTGGGTTGCGCCATGGCCATTCAGGCGGAAACCGAGCGGGTAGCCGCCGCGGCTGGCGACAACAAAGGCATGCGGCTGCGTATAGGAGTCCACGTTGGAGATGTCATAACGACAGGTGAAGACTTGACGGGCGACAACGTGTTCATCGCAGCGCGTATCGAAAGCATGACTGCGGCCGGAGGCATTTCGATCACCCGTGCGGTTCACGATCAGGTCCGTGACTGGATCAATGCATGTTTCGTCGACATGGGCGAAATCGCTCTCAAGAACGTCGCGCGCCCCATGCAAGTATTTAGCGTTTCCCCCGCAAGGCAAGCGGGATCGACAGACATCGATTAG
- a CDS encoding alpha/beta hydrolase — MTLVSIPANPVPEDVVSGTIRTPDGAELRFARWAPPAGRKGTVCVFAGRTEYIEKYFETVRDLRDRGFAVAMIDWRGQGHSSRRLRDPRKGYVRDFADFEVDVETFVQQVVLPDCPPPFFALAHSMGGAVMLRVAHSGKRWFDRMVLSAPMIDLPGRTTALPTRMLLKTLRLMGQGGRYVPGGNDRLTGMDPFINNPLTSDPVRYARNAAVLEEDPTLGLASPTIAWADTAFRAMNTFKGMNYPSEIRQPILMLAASNDTVVSTAAIEEFAYHLRAGSHLVIAGAKHEILQEQDRYRAQFWAAFDAFVPGTPLFG, encoded by the coding sequence ATGACGCTGGTCTCGATCCCCGCCAATCCCGTTCCCGAAGACGTCGTCAGCGGCACCATCAGGACGCCCGACGGCGCCGAGCTGCGCTTTGCGCGCTGGGCCCCGCCGGCGGGCCGCAAGGGCACGGTCTGCGTCTTCGCCGGACGCACCGAATACATCGAAAAATATTTCGAGACGGTGCGAGACCTGCGCGACCGCGGTTTTGCGGTGGCGATGATCGACTGGCGCGGGCAGGGCCATTCCTCACGCCGCCTGCGCGATCCGCGCAAGGGCTATGTGCGCGACTTCGCCGACTTCGAGGTCGACGTCGAAACCTTCGTGCAGCAGGTGGTGCTGCCGGATTGCCCGCCGCCGTTCTTCGCGCTGGCCCATTCGATGGGCGGCGCGGTGATGCTGCGCGTCGCGCATTCCGGCAAACGCTGGTTCGATCGCATGGTGCTGTCGGCGCCGATGATCGACCTGCCGGGCCGCACCACCGCACTTCCGACGCGGATGCTGCTCAAGACGCTGCGCCTGATGGGGCAGGGCGGCCGCTACGTGCCCGGCGGCAACGACCGCCTTACCGGAATGGATCCCTTCATCAACAATCCCCTGACCAGCGATCCCGTGCGCTATGCCCGCAATGCCGCGGTGCTGGAGGAAGATCCGACGCTTGGCCTCGCCTCGCCGACCATCGCCTGGGCCGATACTGCGTTCCGCGCCATGAATACCTTCAAGGGCATGAACTACCCCTCGGAGATCCGCCAGCCGATCCTGATGCTGGCGGCTTCCAACGACACCGTCGTATCGACCGCGGCAATCGAGGAGTTCGCCTATCACTTGCGCGCCGGCTCGCACCTCGTGATCGCCGGCGCCAAGCACGAGATCTTGCAGGAGCAGGATCGCTACCGCGCCCAGTTCTGGGCCGCGTTCGATGCCTTCGTGCCGGGCACGCCACTGTTCGGCTAG
- a CDS encoding Hsp20 family protein, whose protein sequence is MRSYDLTPFYRSTVGFDRLFSLLDQATSDGSPGYPPYNIERTGENAYRITVAVSGFAKDELSIVAKENTLTIKGEKVANENSKSEVLYRGIAARAFERAFQLADFVQVKNASLENGLLHVDLVREIPEAKKPRQIAINTVAQGAPVIEGSAEKAAA, encoded by the coding sequence ATGCGTAGCTACGACCTCACCCCGTTTTATCGTTCCACCGTCGGCTTCGACCGCCTCTTCTCCCTGCTCGACCAGGCGACCTCGGACGGCAGCCCCGGTTATCCCCCCTACAACATCGAGCGCACCGGCGAGAACGCCTACCGCATCACGGTTGCGGTCTCCGGCTTTGCCAAGGATGAGCTCTCCATCGTCGCGAAGGAAAACACGCTGACGATCAAGGGCGAGAAAGTCGCCAACGAGAACAGCAAGTCCGAAGTGCTCTACCGCGGCATCGCCGCGCGTGCCTTCGAGCGCGCCTTCCAGCTTGCCGATTTCGTGCAGGTGAAGAATGCCTCGCTCGAGAACGGCTTGCTCCATGTCGACCTCGTACGCGAGATTCCGGAGGCCAAGAAGCCGCGCCAGATCGCGATCAACACGGTCGCGCAAGGCGCGCCGGTGATCGAGGGCTCGGCCGAGAAGGCCGCCGCCTAA
- a CDS encoding alpha/beta fold hydrolase yields the protein MKLWRSLFVAASLLAAPLNLAHAQSAPPVKAKNVVLVHGAWADGSSWSEVIPILQAAGLHVTAVQNPLSSLSDSVDATKRALAEQDGPTVLVAHSWGGTVISQVGTDPKVTGLVYIAARAPDANEDFVALSKQFPTGPVRAGIVEHDGYTKLSEDAFLKYFANGVAPDKAKELYAVQWPTAASIFAGRTTEAAWHSKPSWYAVSKNDDTINPDFERFLAKRMKATTVELDAGHLSLVSHPKEVANLILKAAGYGQS from the coding sequence GTGAAACTTTGGCGCAGCCTTTTTGTCGCCGCGAGCCTTTTGGCCGCTCCCCTCAACCTCGCTCACGCGCAATCGGCACCGCCGGTGAAGGCGAAGAACGTCGTGCTGGTGCACGGCGCCTGGGCCGACGGATCGAGCTGGTCGGAGGTGATCCCGATCCTGCAGGCCGCCGGACTGCACGTCACCGCCGTGCAGAATCCGCTGTCGTCGCTGTCCGATTCGGTCGATGCGACCAAGCGCGCGCTTGCCGAGCAGGATGGACCGACCGTGCTGGTCGCGCATTCCTGGGGCGGCACCGTGATCAGCCAGGTCGGCACCGATCCGAAAGTCACCGGCCTCGTCTACATCGCGGCGCGTGCGCCCGACGCGAACGAGGATTTTGTCGCGCTGTCCAAGCAATTCCCGACCGGCCCGGTGCGCGCTGGCATCGTCGAGCACGACGGCTACACGAAGCTCTCGGAGGATGCCTTTCTAAAATATTTTGCCAATGGCGTCGCGCCTGACAAGGCGAAGGAGCTCTACGCCGTGCAATGGCCCACCGCTGCCTCGATCTTTGCCGGCCGCACCACCGAAGCCGCCTGGCATTCGAAGCCGAGCTGGTACGCCGTGTCGAAGAACGACGACACCATCAATCCCGATTTCGAACGCTTCCTTGCCAAGCGGATGAAGGCGACCACAGTCGAGCTCGATGCCGGCCACCTCTCGCTGGTGTCGCATCCGAAGGAGGTCGCGAATTTGATCCTGAAGGCGGCAGGATACGGGCAGAGCTGA
- the gltB gene encoding glutamate synthase large subunit, translated as MNGSQFERANIVAEELSATVASKTTDPVEAHTFRPPAEGLYDPSLEKDSCGVGFIANIKGKKSHEIVSDALSILCNLEHRGAVGADPRFGDGAGILVQIPHAFFARKAKELGFTLPKPGEYAIGALFMPRDTAWRNVIKSIIADQIKAEGLKLLGWRDVPTDNSSLGVSVKPTEPACMQVFIGRNGAAKTEDEFERKLYILRKSISQAIYQRRDRGLAGYYPCSLSCRTVIYKGMFLADQLGKYYPDLHEADFESALALVHQRFSTNTFPTWSLAHPYRMIAHNGEINTLRGNVNWMAARQASVSSELYGKDISRLWPISYEGQSDTACFDNALEFLVQGGYSLPHAVMMMIPEAWAGNPLMDEKRRAFYEYHAALMEPWDGPAAIAFTDGRQIGATLDRNGLRPARYLVTKDDRIVMASEMGVLKIPEDQIVTKWRLQPGKMLLVDLEQGRLIPDDEIKAELAKSHPYAEWLERTQIVLEELPEATATGVRSNLPLLDRQQAFGYSQEDITILMTPMASTGEEATGSMGNDTPVSALSAKPKPLFTYFKQNFAQVTNPPIDPIREELVMSLVSIIGPRPNLFDLQGLASTKRLEVRQPILTDADLEKIRSIADLGDSHFKSRTLDTTFHAGLGAAGMDQVLDELCARAEAAVREGVNIIILSDRMVGTDRIPIPALLACAAVHHHLIRVGLRTSVGIVVESGEPREVHHFACLAGYGAEAINPYLAFETIIAMKDRLPGSLSDYEVVKRYIKSIGKGLLKVMSKMGISTYQSYCGAQIFDAVGLKADFVSKFFAGTHTRIEGVGLGEIAEEAVRRHADAFGDAQVYKSALDVGGEYAYRTRGEDHAWTAESVSLLQHAARGNSQERYRAFAKILNEQSERLLTLRGLFRIKSAEEDKRKPVPLDQVEPAKDIVRRFATGAMSFGSISREAHTTLAIAMNRIGGKSNTGEGGEESDRFKPMPNGDSMRSAIKQVASGRFGVTTEYLVNSDMMQIKMAQGAKPGEGGQLPGHKVDATIAKVRHSTPGVGLISPPPHHDIYSIEDLAQLIYDLKNVNPTGDVSVKLVSEIGVGTVAAGVAKARADHVTIAGFEGGTGASPLTSIKHAGSPWEIGLAETHQTLVRERLRSRIAVQVDGGFRTGRDVVIGALLGADEFGFATAPLIAAGCIMMRKCHLNTCPVGVATQDPVLRKRFTGQPEHVINYFFFVAEEVREIMAALGFRKFNDMVGQTQLLDQTRLVAHWKAKGLDFSKLFVKQKEEKGQKIYHSELQNHHLEAVLDRKLIEKAQATLDRGAPVKIEAEINSTNRSAGAMLSGSVAKIYGHAGLPHDTIHVSLKGTAGQAFGAWLAHGVTFELEGEANDYVGKGLSGGKIIVKPPRNSAIVPEESIIVGNTVMYGAIEGECYFRGVAGERFAVRNSGAVAVVEGAGDHCCEYMTGGIVVVLGKTGRNFAAGMSGGIAYVLDETGDFDKLCNLSMVELEPVLSEELINAGTYNHSGDLEAHGRVDVFKNLLDSDVERLHVLISRHAKATGSKRAAEILANWKDWLPKFRKVMPVEYRRALREMAANADAEPKIAIGA; from the coding sequence ATGAACGGGTCGCAATTCGAGCGCGCAAACATCGTGGCAGAAGAGCTGTCGGCGACGGTCGCCTCGAAAACGACCGATCCGGTTGAGGCGCATACGTTCCGCCCCCCTGCTGAAGGTCTCTACGATCCGAGCCTGGAGAAGGACTCCTGCGGCGTCGGCTTCATCGCCAACATCAAGGGCAAGAAGTCGCACGAGATCGTCTCCGACGCGCTCAGCATCCTCTGCAACCTCGAGCATCGCGGCGCGGTCGGTGCCGATCCGCGCTTCGGCGACGGCGCCGGCATCCTGGTGCAGATTCCGCACGCCTTCTTCGCCCGCAAGGCGAAGGAGCTCGGCTTCACGCTGCCCAAGCCCGGCGAGTATGCGATCGGCGCGCTGTTCATGCCGCGCGACACCGCCTGGCGCAACGTCATCAAGAGCATCATCGCCGACCAGATCAAGGCGGAAGGCCTGAAGCTGCTCGGCTGGCGCGACGTGCCGACCGACAACTCCTCGCTCGGCGTCTCCGTGAAGCCGACCGAGCCCGCCTGCATGCAGGTGTTCATCGGCCGCAACGGCGCCGCCAAGACCGAGGACGAGTTCGAGCGGAAGCTCTACATCCTGCGCAAGTCGATCTCGCAGGCGATCTACCAGCGCCGCGACCGCGGCCTTGCCGGCTATTACCCCTGCTCGCTGTCCTGCCGCACCGTGATCTACAAGGGCATGTTCCTCGCCGACCAACTCGGCAAGTACTATCCCGATCTGCATGAGGCGGACTTCGAGAGCGCGCTTGCGCTCGTGCACCAGCGCTTCTCGACCAACACCTTCCCGACCTGGTCCCTGGCGCATCCCTACCGGATGATCGCGCATAACGGCGAGATCAACACGCTGCGCGGCAACGTCAACTGGATGGCTGCGCGCCAGGCTTCCGTGAGCTCGGAGCTCTACGGCAAGGACATCAGCCGGCTCTGGCCGATCTCCTACGAAGGCCAGTCCGACACCGCCTGCTTCGACAACGCGCTCGAATTCCTGGTGCAGGGCGGCTACTCGCTGCCGCACGCCGTCATGATGATGATTCCGGAGGCGTGGGCCGGCAATCCCCTGATGGATGAGAAGCGCCGCGCCTTCTACGAATATCACGCCGCGCTGATGGAGCCGTGGGACGGCCCCGCCGCGATCGCCTTCACCGACGGCCGCCAGATCGGTGCCACGCTCGACCGCAACGGCCTGCGGCCCGCGCGCTATCTCGTGACCAAGGACGACCGCATCGTGATGGCGTCCGAAATGGGCGTGCTCAAGATTCCGGAGGACCAGATCGTCACCAAGTGGCGGCTGCAGCCGGGCAAGATGCTGCTCGTCGACCTCGAGCAGGGCCGCCTCATTCCCGACGACGAGATCAAGGCCGAGCTCGCCAAGAGCCATCCTTACGCCGAATGGCTCGAGCGCACCCAGATCGTGCTGGAAGAGCTCCCCGAAGCGACCGCCACCGGCGTGCGCTCCAACCTGCCGCTCCTGGATCGGCAGCAGGCGTTCGGCTACAGCCAGGAAGACATCACCATCCTGATGACGCCGATGGCCTCCACCGGCGAGGAAGCGACGGGGTCGATGGGCAACGACACGCCGGTCTCGGCGCTGTCGGCCAAGCCGAAGCCGCTGTTCACCTACTTCAAGCAGAATTTTGCGCAGGTCACCAACCCGCCGATCGACCCGATCCGCGAGGAGCTGGTGATGAGCCTGGTCTCGATCATCGGACCGCGGCCGAACCTGTTCGACCTGCAAGGCCTCGCCTCGACCAAGCGCCTCGAAGTGCGCCAGCCGATCCTGACCGATGCGGACCTCGAAAAGATCCGCTCGATCGCCGACCTCGGCGATTCCCACTTCAAGTCGCGCACGCTCGACACCACCTTCCACGCCGGCCTGGGTGCGGCGGGCATGGACCAGGTACTCGACGAGCTCTGCGCGCGCGCTGAAGCCGCGGTGCGCGAGGGCGTCAACATCATCATCCTGTCCGACCGCATGGTCGGCACCGACCGGATCCCGATCCCGGCGCTGCTCGCCTGCGCGGCCGTGCATCATCATCTGATCCGCGTCGGACTGCGCACCTCGGTCGGCATCGTCGTCGAATCCGGCGAGCCGCGCGAAGTGCATCACTTCGCCTGCCTGGCCGGCTACGGCGCGGAGGCGATCAACCCCTATCTCGCGTTCGAGACCATCATCGCGATGAAGGATCGCCTGCCCGGCTCGCTCAGCGATTACGAAGTCGTCAAGCGCTACATCAAGTCGATCGGCAAGGGCCTGCTGAAGGTGATGTCCAAGATGGGCATCTCGACCTATCAGTCCTATTGCGGCGCGCAGATCTTTGACGCGGTCGGCCTCAAGGCGGACTTCGTGTCCAAGTTCTTCGCAGGCACCCACACCCGCATCGAGGGCGTGGGCCTCGGCGAGATCGCCGAAGAGGCCGTGCGGCGCCATGCCGACGCCTTCGGCGACGCGCAGGTCTACAAGAGCGCGCTCGACGTCGGCGGTGAATATGCCTACCGCACCCGCGGCGAGGACCATGCCTGGACGGCCGAGTCGGTGTCGCTGCTGCAGCACGCCGCGCGCGGCAATTCGCAGGAGCGCTACCGCGCCTTCGCAAAGATCCTCAACGAGCAGTCCGAGCGTCTGCTGACGCTACGCGGCTTGTTCCGGATCAAGAGCGCCGAGGAAGACAAGCGCAAGCCGGTGCCGCTCGACCAGGTCGAGCCGGCCAAGGACATCGTCAGGCGGTTCGCCACCGGCGCGATGAGCTTCGGCTCGATCTCGCGCGAGGCGCACACCACGCTGGCGATCGCCATGAACCGGATCGGCGGCAAGTCGAACACCGGCGAGGGTGGTGAGGAATCCGACCGCTTCAAGCCGATGCCGAACGGCGACAGCATGCGCTCGGCGATCAAGCAGGTCGCCTCGGGCCGCTTTGGCGTCACCACGGAGTATCTCGTCAACTCCGACATGATGCAGATCAAGATGGCGCAGGGCGCAAAGCCCGGCGAAGGCGGCCAATTGCCCGGCCACAAGGTCGACGCCACCATCGCAAAAGTCCGGCATTCGACGCCCGGCGTCGGCCTGATCTCGCCGCCGCCGCATCACGACATCTATTCGATCGAGGATCTGGCGCAGCTCATCTACGACCTCAAGAACGTCAACCCGACCGGCGACGTCTCGGTCAAGCTCGTCTCCGAGATCGGCGTCGGCACGGTGGCCGCGGGCGTCGCCAAGGCGCGCGCCGACCACGTCACCATCGCGGGCTTCGAGGGCGGCACCGGCGCTTCGCCGCTGACCTCGATCAAGCATGCCGGCTCGCCCTGGGAGATCGGCCTTGCCGAAACCCACCAGACGCTGGTGCGCGAGCGGCTGCGCAGCCGCATCGCGGTCCAGGTCGACGGCGGCTTCCGCACCGGCCGCGACGTCGTGATCGGCGCGCTGCTCGGGGCCGACGAGTTCGGCTTCGCCACCGCCCCGCTGATCGCGGCGGGCTGCATCATGATGCGCAAGTGCCATCTCAACACCTGCCCGGTCGGCGTCGCGACGCAGGATCCCGTCCTGCGCAAGCGCTTCACCGGCCAGCCCGAGCACGTGATCAACTACTTCTTCTTCGTCGCCGAGGAAGTGCGCGAGATCATGGCCGCGCTCGGCTTCCGCAAGTTCAACGACATGGTCGGCCAGACCCAATTGCTCGACCAGACCAGGCTGGTCGCGCATTGGAAGGCCAAGGGCCTCGACTTCTCGAAGCTGTTCGTGAAGCAGAAGGAAGAGAAGGGCCAGAAGATCTATCATTCGGAGCTCCAGAACCATCACCTGGAGGCCGTGCTCGACCGCAAGCTGATCGAGAAGGCGCAAGCCACGCTCGACCGCGGCGCACCGGTCAAGATCGAGGCCGAGATCAACAGCACCAACCGCTCCGCCGGCGCGATGCTGTCGGGTTCGGTCGCCAAGATCTACGGTCATGCCGGCCTGCCGCATGACACGATCCATGTCAGCCTCAAGGGCACCGCGGGCCAGGCGTTCGGCGCGTGGCTGGCACACGGCGTCACCTTCGAGCTCGAAGGCGAAGCCAACGACTATGTCGGCAAGGGCCTGTCGGGCGGCAAGATCATCGTCAAGCCGCCGCGCAACAGCGCCATCGTGCCGGAGGAGTCGATCATCGTCGGCAACACCGTGATGTACGGTGCGATCGAGGGCGAGTGCTACTTCCGCGGCGTCGCCGGCGAACGCTTTGCGGTGCGCAACTCCGGCGCCGTCGCCGTGGTCGAGGGCGCCGGCGATCATTGCTGCGAGTACATGACCGGCGGCATCGTGGTCGTGCTCGGCAAGACCGGGCGCAATTTTGCAGCCGGCATGTCCGGCGGCATCGCCTACGTGCTCGACGAAACCGGCGACTTCGACAAGCTGTGCAACCTCAGCATGGTCGAGCTCGAGCCGGTGCTGTCGGAAGAGCTGATCAACGCCGGCACCTACAACCACTCCGGTGACCTCGAGGCGCATGGCCGGGTCGACGTGTTCAAGAACCTGCTCGACTCCGACGTCGAGCGGCTGCACGTCCTGATCTCGCGCCACGCGAAAGCCACCGGCTCCAAGCGCGCCGCCGAAATCCTTGCCAACTGGAAGGATTGGCTGCCCAAATTCCGCAAGGTGATGCCGGTCGAGTACCGGCGCGCGCTGCGCGAAATGGCCGCCAACGCGGACGCCGAGCCGAAAATCGCGATCGGGGCGTAA
- a CDS encoding glutamate synthase subunit beta, whose translation MGKITGFLEIERYDRKYTPVADRLKHFKEFVVPLSEKETRDQAARCMNCGIPYCHGTGSVAPGTPGCPVNNQIPDWNDLVYQGNWEEASRNLHSTNNFPEFTGRICPAPCEASCTLNIDDNPVTIKTIECAIVDRAWDNGWLKPEISAEKTGKKVAVIGSGPAGLACAQQLARAGHDVHVYEKFAKAGGLLRYGIPDFKMEKGVIDRRVAQMVAEGVTFHYNSHVGATGNVDPRELLNEYDAIALTGGAEAPRDLPIPGREMDGVHYAMDFLPQQNRRVSEEPLNGVTEILAGGKHVVVIGGGDTGSDCIGTSLRQGAKSVTQLEIMPAPPEHENKALTWPNWPLKMRTSSSQAEGAVREFAVLTQKFSGENGKVKKLHCVRVDDKFKPLPGTEFELDAELILLAMGFVHPVHEGLLKLLAVDLDPRGNVKANTLDYQTSRPNVFSAGDMRRGQSLVVWAIREGRLCARSIDTFLMGKTDLPR comes from the coding sequence ATGGGCAAGATTACGGGCTTTCTCGAAATCGAACGGTATGATCGCAAGTACACCCCGGTCGCCGATCGTCTGAAGCACTTCAAGGAATTCGTCGTTCCCTTGAGCGAGAAGGAAACGCGCGACCAGGCCGCGCGCTGCATGAATTGCGGCATTCCCTATTGCCACGGCACCGGCTCGGTCGCGCCCGGCACGCCCGGCTGCCCCGTCAACAACCAGATTCCGGACTGGAACGACCTCGTCTATCAGGGCAACTGGGAAGAGGCCTCGCGCAACCTGCACTCGACCAACAATTTTCCGGAGTTCACCGGGCGCATCTGTCCGGCGCCGTGCGAAGCGTCCTGCACGCTCAACATCGACGACAACCCCGTCACCATCAAGACCATCGAATGCGCGATCGTCGACCGCGCCTGGGACAATGGCTGGCTGAAGCCGGAGATATCAGCGGAAAAGACCGGCAAGAAAGTCGCCGTGATCGGCTCGGGTCCCGCTGGGCTCGCCTGCGCGCAGCAGCTCGCGCGCGCCGGCCACGACGTCCATGTCTACGAGAAGTTCGCCAAGGCCGGCGGCCTGCTGCGCTACGGCATTCCCGACTTCAAGATGGAGAAGGGCGTCATCGACCGCCGCGTCGCGCAGATGGTGGCGGAGGGCGTCACCTTCCACTACAACAGCCATGTCGGCGCCACCGGCAACGTCGATCCGCGCGAGCTGTTGAACGAGTACGATGCCATCGCGCTCACCGGCGGTGCGGAAGCGCCGCGCGACCTGCCGATCCCCGGCCGCGAGATGGACGGCGTCCACTACGCGATGGACTTCCTGCCGCAGCAGAACCGCCGCGTCTCCGAGGAGCCGCTGAACGGGGTCACCGAGATCCTCGCCGGCGGCAAGCATGTCGTCGTGATCGGCGGCGGCGACACCGGAAGCGACTGCATCGGCACCTCGCTGCGCCAGGGCGCCAAGTCGGTGACCCAGCTCGAGATCATGCCGGCCCCGCCCGAGCACGAGAACAAGGCGCTGACCTGGCCGAACTGGCCCTTGAAGATGCGGACCTCCTCCAGCCAGGCCGAAGGCGCGGTGCGCGAATTCGCGGTGCTGACGCAAAAGTTTTCGGGCGAGAACGGCAAGGTCAAGAAGCTGCACTGCGTGCGCGTCGACGACAAGTTCAAGCCGCTTCCCGGCACCGAGTTCGAGCTCGACGCCGAGCTCATCCTGCTCGCCATGGGTTTTGTGCACCCCGTGCACGAGGGCCTGTTGAAACTGCTCGCGGTCGACCTCGACCCGCGCGGCAACGTCAAGGCCAACACGCTGGACTACCAGACCTCGCGTCCGAACGTGTTCTCCGCCGGTGATATGCGCAGAGGCCAGTCGCTGGTGGTATGGGCCATCCGCGAAGGACGGCTGTGCGCCAGGTCGATCGATACGTTTTTGATGGGGAAGACGGACCTGCCGCGCTGA